Proteins encoded within one genomic window of Chitinophagales bacterium:
- a CDS encoding arginine decarboxylase has product MKTKYVDLIEQTYEWPQPEFEVEDNELKFHDIYLMDIVKKYGTPLKLTYLPIISKQIEKAKMFFKVAMAKANYEAEYNYCYCTKSSHFSFVLEEALKNNIHIETSSAYDINIIEKLAEKGLFHKHQYVICNGYKLPQYIENIARLIENKYENVIPIIDNFNELTHLTEKISKKFRIGIRIASEEAPKFDFYTSRLGIGYKDIVPFYKIQVKGKKNVELKMLHFFINTGITDTAYYWSELAKCVRVYCELKKICPSLDSLNIGGGLPIKNTLNYAFDYEYMIEEIISQIKKTCDDYGVKEPNIFTEFGSFTVGESGATIFKIIDQKPQNDREKWNMIDSSFMTTLPDAWAINKRFIMLAVNNWDREYERVFLGGLTCDSDDFYNSEVNSNAIYLPVLEADEPQYIGFFHTGAYQESIGGFGGTQHCLTPAPKHIIISKNENGDIKTKLFAKEQDYKSMLEILGY; this is encoded by the coding sequence ATGAAAACCAAATATGTAGATCTTATAGAACAAACTTATGAATGGCCACAACCAGAATTTGAGGTGGAAGACAATGAACTAAAGTTTCACGATATTTATCTAATGGATATTGTGAAGAAATATGGAACACCGCTAAAGCTTACTTATTTACCCATCATTTCTAAGCAAATAGAAAAAGCAAAAATGTTTTTCAAAGTGGCTATGGCTAAGGCTAATTACGAGGCGGAATATAATTATTGCTATTGTACCAAAAGTTCACATTTTTCCTTCGTACTCGAAGAAGCCTTGAAGAATAATATCCATATTGAAACTTCCTCAGCCTATGATATCAATATTATAGAGAAATTAGCCGAAAAAGGACTTTTTCATAAGCATCAATATGTCATTTGTAATGGGTATAAGCTACCGCAATACATTGAGAATATCGCTCGACTCATAGAAAACAAGTATGAAAATGTAATACCTATTATTGATAATTTCAATGAATTGACTCATTTAACGGAAAAGATATCAAAGAAATTTAGGATAGGGATTCGAATTGCCTCTGAGGAAGCTCCTAAGTTTGATTTCTACACTTCCAGACTAGGTATAGGTTATAAAGATATTGTTCCTTTTTATAAGATACAAGTCAAAGGAAAGAAGAATGTGGAGCTGAAAATGTTGCACTTTTTTATCAATACGGGCATCACGGATACCGCTTATTATTGGTCAGAATTAGCGAAATGTGTGCGTGTATATTGTGAACTAAAAAAGATTTGCCCTAGTTTAGATTCTTTGAATATAGGAGGAGGACTTCCGATAAAAAATACACTAAATTATGCCTTTGATTATGAGTATATGATAGAAGAAATCATATCTCAAATTAAAAAAACTTGCGATGATTATGGGGTGAAAGAGCCTAATATTTTTACCGAATTTGGTTCATTTACAGTAGGTGAAAGTGGTGCCACTATTTTCAAAATTATAGACCAAAAGCCACAAAATGATCGAGAAAAATGGAATATGATAGATAGTAGTTTTATGACTACCCTGCCCGACGCCTGGGCTATCAATAAACGATTTATCATGCTAGCAGTCAATAACTGGGATCGTGAATATGAGCGCGTATTTCTTGGCGGACTCACCTGCGATAGTGATGACTTTTATAATTCTGAGGTCAATTCCAATGCTATATATCTACCTGTTTTAGAAGCTGATGAACCGCAGTATATTGGTTTTTTTCATACTGGTGCCTATCAGGAGAGTATTGGAGGTTTCGGTGGGACACAGCATTGCTTGACGCCAGCTCCCAAGCATATCATTATTTCCAAAAATGAAAATGGTGATATTAAAACCAAACTATTTGCTAAAGAGCAAGATTACAAGAGTATGCTGGAGATATTGGGGTATTAG
- the sufB gene encoding Fe-S cluster assembly protein SufB, whose translation METHSEDILLAKTSEKEYKYGFTTDIEQEYAEIGLNEDIVRFISAKKNEPEWMLEWRLKAYHHWLKMEEPNWAKLGFPKINFQDIIYYAAPKKKPQLNSLDEVDPEIRKTWDKLGISALEQNKLANVAMDFVMDSESVFTSFKDELNKKGIIFCSISEAIKEHPELVKKYIGTVVPPRDNYYSALNSAVFSDGSFVYIPKGVRCPMELSTYFRINAENTGQFERTLIIADDESYVSYLEGCTAPQRDENQLHAAVVELVAMERAEIKYSTVQNWFPGDENGKGGVYNFVTKRGICQGYKSKISWTQVETGSAITWKYPSCILKGDESIGEFYSVAVTNNHQQADTGTKMIHIGKNTRSRIVSKGISAGKSQNAYRGLVQIQPNADNAYNFSQCDSMLMGGDCGAHTFPYIEIKNKTGKVEHEASTSKIGEDQLFYCNQRGIGDEEAVHLIINGFCKEVFKELPMEFAVEAQKLLEITLENSVG comes from the coding sequence ATGGAAACCCATTCAGAAGATATATTGCTTGCCAAAACATCCGAAAAGGAGTATAAATATGGTTTTACCACAGATATAGAACAGGAGTATGCCGAAATCGGACTCAATGAAGATATTGTTCGCTTTATTTCTGCCAAAAAAAATGAGCCCGAATGGATGCTGGAGTGGAGATTGAAGGCTTATCATCATTGGCTCAAAATGGAAGAACCCAACTGGGCTAAGCTAGGCTTTCCTAAAATTAATTTTCAAGACATTATCTATTATGCTGCTCCTAAGAAGAAACCGCAGCTCAATTCACTCGATGAGGTAGATCCTGAAATACGCAAAACCTGGGATAAATTGGGTATCAGTGCTCTCGAACAAAACAAACTAGCTAATGTAGCCATGGATTTTGTGATGGATAGTGAGTCCGTTTTCACTTCATTTAAGGACGAATTAAATAAAAAAGGCATCATTTTTTGCTCCATATCTGAAGCTATCAAGGAACATCCAGAACTCGTTAAAAAATATATTGGAACGGTGGTACCACCGCGCGACAATTACTATTCCGCACTCAATTCTGCTGTATTCAGTGATGGTTCCTTTGTATATATCCCTAAGGGAGTTCGCTGCCCTATGGAGCTTTCGACCTATTTCCGCATCAATGCGGAGAATACAGGTCAGTTTGAGCGAACCCTCATTATAGCAGATGATGAAAGCTATGTGAGCTATCTCGAAGGTTGTACTGCACCTCAGCGTGACGAAAATCAATTGCATGCTGCTGTCGTGGAATTAGTGGCAATGGAAAGAGCCGAAATCAAGTACAGTACAGTCCAAAACTGGTTTCCTGGCGACGAGAATGGCAAAGGTGGTGTTTATAATTTCGTAACCAAGCGCGGTATTTGTCAAGGCTATAAGTCGAAAATTTCATGGACTCAAGTAGAGACCGGTTCTGCTATTACGTGGAAATACCCCTCCTGTATCTTGAAGGGGGACGAATCTATTGGAGAATTTTACTCCGTAGCAGTTACCAATAATCATCAACAAGCTGATACGGGCACGAAAATGATACATATCGGGAAAAATACCCGAAGCAGAATCGTATCGAAAGGTATCTCTGCGGGTAAATCACAGAATGCATACCGAGGCCTGGTGCAGATACAGCCCAATGCAGACAATGCCTACAACTTCTCACAATGCGACTCTATGCTAATGGGCGGTGATTGCGGTGCACATACATTTCCTTATATTGAGATAAAAAACAAAACGGGAAAGGTAGAACATGAAGCTTCCACTTCCAAGATAGGAGAAGATCAACTATTTTACTGCAATCAGCGTGGGATAGGCGATGAAGAAGCCGTGCATCTTATTATTAATGGATTTTGTAAAGAAGTATTCAAAGAACTACCCATGGAGTTTGCGGTAGAAGCACAGAAATTATTGGAGATAACGCTGGAAAATAGTGTGGGTTAG
- a CDS encoding ORF6N domain-containing protein, with protein sequence MENRALKQQVRRNSMKFPEHFMFELTENEIDNMVSQNVIPSKQVLGGALPFAFTEHGVLMLANVLKSERAIAMSIKLIEVFVKLREVVNSQKNILLKLEQLENKTLKNNKDIKVLFEAVKQLIQEPTKERTKIGYIK encoded by the coding sequence GTGGAAAATAGAGCACTAAAACAGCAGGTAAGAAGGAACTCTATGAAATTTCCTGAACACTTCATGTTTGAATTGACAGAAAATGAGATAGATAATATGGTATCACAAAATGTGATACCTTCCAAGCAGGTATTAGGCGGTGCACTTCCATTTGCTTTTACAGAACATGGAGTCTTAATGCTCGCCAATGTACTCAAAAGCGAGCGAGCGATAGCTATGAGTATTAAATTAATAGAAGTATTCGTAAAATTAAGGGAAGTAGTTAATTCACAAAAAAATATTTTACTCAAGCTAGAGCAGCTGGAAAATAAGACACTAAAGAATAACAAGGATATTAAAGTGCTATTTGAAGCTGTCAAACAACTGATTCAAGAACCAACCAAAGAACGAACTAAAATTGGATATATCAAATAA
- the sufC gene encoding Fe-S cluster assembly ATPase SufC, whose translation MLQIKNLHARVEEGKEILKGLNIQINKGEVHAIMGPNGTGKSTFASILAGKDGYDITEGELLFEGKNISELDPAERAHLGMFLAFQYPVEIPGVSTTNFMKAAINEKRKANGLAPMEAKDFLALMKEKAAIVELNKEFLTRSINEGFSGGEKKRNEIFQMAMLEPKLCVLDETDSGLDIDALRIVANGVNKLRNAENAFLVITHYQRLLDYIVPDFVHIMYDGRIVKTGDKTLALELEKKGYDWVKSELAQV comes from the coding sequence ATGTTACAAATTAAAAATTTACATGCCCGAGTAGAAGAAGGCAAAGAAATTCTCAAAGGACTCAACATTCAAATCAATAAAGGAGAAGTCCACGCTATTATGGGACCGAACGGAACAGGCAAATCGACTTTTGCTTCGATTCTAGCTGGCAAAGATGGTTATGACATCACGGAAGGCGAGTTGCTCTTTGAAGGCAAGAATATATCCGAACTAGACCCAGCGGAAAGGGCTCACCTAGGTATGTTTTTAGCCTTTCAATACCCTGTCGAAATACCAGGAGTATCAACTACCAATTTTATGAAGGCCGCCATCAATGAAAAGCGAAAAGCCAATGGTCTAGCTCCCATGGAAGCTAAAGATTTTCTCGCATTGATGAAAGAAAAAGCTGCTATCGTAGAACTCAACAAAGAATTTCTCACTCGAAGCATCAACGAAGGTTTTTCTGGAGGGGAGAAAAAGAGAAACGAAATCTTTCAAATGGCTATGCTTGAGCCGAAACTTTGCGTTCTGGATGAAACAGATTCTGGTCTCGATATCGATGCACTTCGTATAGTAGCCAATGGTGTCAATAAATTGAGAAATGCAGAGAATGCTTTTCTAGTCATTACGCATTATCAACGATTGCTAGACTATATCGTTCCTGATTTTGTTCATATCATGTATGATGGCAGAATCGTCAAGACTGGTGATAAAACACTCGCTCTCGAGCTGGAGAAAAAAGGATATGATTGGGTGAAAAGTGAGCTAGCTCAAGTTTAA
- a CDS encoding SDR family oxidoreductase, translating to MNLFNLSNKVALVTGATGLIGRNHCKALAEAGASVVVADLNKEKCQEVIASLDNSDMHFAISFDITNEEDVKKAKDSILAHYGKIDILVNNAAINDMFENPALAGEQSMFENYPVKMFRQSLEANVTGTFLCCQVFGAEMAKAGKGSIINLASTYGMVGPDQSIYKDRNGKQMFYKSAAYPATKGAVINFTRFLAAYWGKNGVRVNTLSPGGVENSQDDFFVQNYSAKTPLARMAQPTDYMGAIVFLASDASSYMTGANLVVDGGWTAI from the coding sequence ATGAATTTATTTAATTTATCAAACAAAGTTGCACTAGTCACTGGCGCTACGGGACTTATCGGTAGAAATCACTGCAAGGCGCTTGCTGAGGCGGGTGCTAGTGTGGTCGTAGCAGATTTGAATAAGGAGAAATGCCAAGAAGTTATAGCTTCTTTGGATAATTCTGATATGCATTTTGCGATATCATTTGATATAACCAATGAGGAGGATGTCAAAAAAGCTAAAGATAGCATACTCGCTCATTATGGCAAAATTGATATTCTAGTGAATAATGCTGCTATTAATGATATGTTTGAAAATCCAGCTTTGGCAGGAGAGCAGTCTATGTTTGAAAATTATCCGGTAAAAATGTTTCGCCAATCTCTAGAAGCGAATGTCACTGGAACATTTCTTTGCTGTCAAGTATTTGGTGCCGAAATGGCAAAAGCGGGTAAAGGCAGCATTATCAATTTAGCCTCTACCTACGGAATGGTAGGTCCCGACCAATCCATATACAAAGACAGAAATGGCAAACAGATGTTTTACAAATCTGCCGCTTATCCTGCTACCAAAGGTGCTGTAATTAATTTCACCAGATTTCTAGCAGCTTACTGGGGTAAGAATGGCGTACGCGTCAATACCTTATCACCAGGTGGTGTAGAAAATAGTCAAGATGATTTTTTTGTCCAGAACTATAGTGCTAAAACCCCACTAGCCCGTATGGCACAGCCCACTGACTATATGGGAGCTATTGTATTTCTAGCTAGCGACGCCAGTAGTTATATGACAGGAGCGAATTTGGTAGTCGATGGTGGGTGGACAGCTATTTAG
- a CDS encoding HAD-IA family hydrolase, translating to MSNISHLISNISYLFTDIDGVWTDCTIFYSARGEELKAFSYRDGMGAERLRRLTPINIAIITGENSEIVSRRAEKLKIENVFLGVKNKLEMVERFMKQHNLNWENIAYIGDDLNDIEVMKKAGICACPGDAYEDVLAISHYVCEKKGGEGAFREFCEYIIENYN from the coding sequence ATGTCTAATATCTCACATCTAATATCTAATATTTCTTATTTATTTACGGACATAGATGGTGTGTGGACAGACTGCACCATATTCTATTCTGCAAGAGGTGAGGAGTTGAAAGCATTTTCATATCGCGATGGTATGGGTGCAGAGCGCTTAAGAAGATTGACACCTATTAACATCGCTATAATTACAGGTGAAAATTCTGAAATTGTAAGTCGTAGAGCAGAAAAATTGAAAATAGAAAATGTATTTCTTGGGGTCAAGAATAAATTAGAAATGGTCGAACGGTTTATGAAACAACACAATCTCAATTGGGAAAATATAGCCTATATTGGAGATGACTTGAATGATATTGAGGTTATGAAAAAGGCAGGGATATGTGCTTGCCCAGGGGATGCTTACGAAGATGTCTTGGCTATTTCACATTATGTATGTGAGAAAAAAGGAGGTGAAGGAGCCTTTCGAGAGTTTTGTGAATATATCATTGAAAATTATAATTAA
- a CDS encoding N-acetylneuraminate synthase family protein, whose product MTEIILANGKKIGGNNPCFIIAEIGLNHNGDINIAKELIKKAHECGCDAVKFQKRTPEVCTPRDQWDIERDTPWGRMKYIDYRYKVEFGDAEYKIIDEYCKELGVVWFASCWDEESVDYLEKFNPMLYKAASASLTDISLLKKKKDTGKPLIISTGMSTIEELKKAVEAIGTDNLAIAHATSTYPCKPEELNLRMINTLQNMYPSCPIGYSGHETGLSTTLATIPLGASFVERHFTLDRSMWGSDQAASVEPGGMMRLVRDIRDIETALGDGVKKVYDSELGPMAKLRRVK is encoded by the coding sequence ATGACTGAAATAATATTGGCGAATGGTAAAAAAATAGGTGGTAACAACCCTTGTTTTATTATTGCTGAAATAGGCTTGAACCACAATGGTGATATCAATATAGCCAAAGAATTGATAAAAAAAGCGCATGAATGTGGCTGTGATGCGGTAAAATTTCAAAAACGCACTCCAGAAGTTTGCACACCGAGAGATCAATGGGATATTGAACGCGATACGCCATGGGGTAGAATGAAATATATCGACTATAGATATAAAGTAGAATTTGGGGATGCGGAGTATAAAATCATCGATGAATATTGTAAAGAGTTAGGTGTCGTATGGTTTGCTAGCTGCTGGGACGAAGAATCCGTAGATTATTTGGAGAAATTTAATCCCATGCTATACAAAGCAGCTTCAGCATCACTCACCGACATCTCCCTTCTCAAAAAGAAAAAAGATACTGGTAAGCCATTGATCATTTCTACCGGAATGAGCACCATCGAAGAATTGAAAAAAGCAGTCGAAGCTATTGGAACTGATAATTTGGCTATAGCACATGCTACTTCCACTTATCCATGTAAGCCAGAGGAATTGAACTTAAGAATGATAAACACCTTGCAAAATATGTATCCTTCATGTCCTATTGGTTATTCTGGACATGAGACGGGTTTGAGCACTACGCTGGCGACGATTCCATTAGGTGCGAGTTTTGTAGAGCGCCATTTTACCCTAGACAGAAGTATGTGGGGAAGCGACCAAGCCGCTTCCGTAGAGCCAGGAGGCATGATGCGACTGGTGCGGGATATCCGTGACATTGAAACAGCCTTGGGCGATGGTGTCAAAAAAGTATATGACAGCGAGCTAGGTCCAATGGCCAAGCTGAGAAGGGTGAAGTAA
- a CDS encoding sterol desaturase family protein, with protein MVPECFKELGHDKYIQIIGIIIPSWAILMIVLERLFPYTPQVKLFRRGFWMDLVWYTILQSKVLEIVIFTYIILNLKNYLGLQDFGPMSGMNFWLCLFIFFITHDFYMYWMHRFQHNNKYLWRTHEAHHSVREVDWLAGSRSHFSEILINQTVEFAPIFFLLDTETASFMYPAKALLDALWGMWIHANVNVNTGKLQYIINGPEMHQWHHANHHEVFYKNYSTKIAAWDWIFGTGFLPGLKPLNFYFHKPKMFGLPYAYPNGFWDQLVFAFHRFDFRFLENKTFYKYLLNFRYYITTYVLGLFGARENWVSNELFDKSNIRYDLDDNHCYDDQGIKYFMKGSQLIFHKDGDQDESLEKFD; from the coding sequence ATGGTGCCAGAATGTTTTAAAGAATTAGGTCATGACAAATATATACAAATCATCGGTATCATCATTCCCTCATGGGCTATCTTGATGATAGTATTAGAAAGATTATTTCCATACACACCGCAAGTAAAGCTATTCCGCAGAGGCTTTTGGATGGATTTGGTATGGTACACCATCCTTCAGAGTAAAGTGCTGGAAATAGTCATTTTCACCTATATCATACTCAACTTGAAAAATTACTTAGGGCTTCAAGACTTTGGACCTATGAGCGGTATGAATTTTTGGCTATGCTTGTTTATATTTTTCATTACCCATGATTTCTACATGTACTGGATGCACCGCTTTCAGCACAACAATAAATATCTGTGGCGCACGCATGAAGCGCATCACTCAGTACGCGAGGTCGATTGGTTAGCGGGGAGTCGTTCCCATTTCTCAGAAATTTTGATCAATCAGACGGTTGAATTTGCACCTATATTCTTTCTTTTAGACACAGAAACTGCATCTTTTATGTATCCTGCCAAAGCCTTACTCGATGCGCTATGGGGCATGTGGATTCACGCCAATGTGAATGTCAATACTGGAAAACTACAATATATCATTAATGGCCCTGAAATGCATCAATGGCATCATGCGAATCATCACGAAGTATTCTATAAGAACTATAGTACAAAAATCGCAGCCTGGGATTGGATATTCGGTACGGGATTTCTACCTGGTCTGAAGCCTCTTAATTTTTATTTCCATAAGCCAAAAATGTTCGGTCTTCCATATGCCTATCCTAATGGATTCTGGGATCAACTCGTGTTTGCCTTTCATCGATTTGACTTTAGATTCCTAGAGAATAAGACGTTCTATAAGTATTTATTAAACTTTCGTTATTACATTACGACCTATGTGCTAGGACTATTCGGTGCTCGTGAAAATTGGGTTTCGAATGAGTTGTTTGATAAATCAAATATAAGATATGACCTTGATGACAACCATTGCTATGATGATCAAGGAATTAAATACTTTATGAAAGGCAGCCAACTCATATTTCATAAGGATGGGGATCAAGACGAATCTCTAGAAAAATTTGACTAG
- a CDS encoding inorganic phosphate transporter, with amino-acid sequence MDFLNILSSMEGVILALFLFCIAAICFFEFINGFHDTANAVATVIYTKSLKPFHAVLLSGSLNFLGAIVSVKLFQMTVAAGIIKLLPLGELMELSTYENIAIVSAVVIGAIIWNLGTWYFGIPCSSSHTLVGSLLGAGLGFQFIHHGSGVNWDKAKDIGMSLLLSPTFGFTMAILLVYVMRRVLKQKALFKQELTNEAPPLKTRALLIGTCSAVSFFHGSNDGQKGLGLLMVVLMTFMPMQYALNSSFGDEKCVQHLDRITAILEKNKLESPLEKEFNKMIETVNELKADIASKADTTVKAKFTERKRIQSISKTIDKIVKDPEMLPNSADRSALKEELHVLKSYTDFAPDWALMMVALSLGIGTMIGWKRIVVTIGEKIGKSHLTYGQGAASELVAASTIGLSTYFGLPVSTTHVLSSGIAGSMVATGGVKNLQKGTIQSIALAWLLTLPVTILLSFGLYLIFRLFA; translated from the coding sequence ATGGATTTTCTAAACATATTGTCCTCTATGGAAGGAGTTATTCTTGCATTATTTTTATTTTGTATAGCTGCCATTTGCTTCTTTGAATTTATCAATGGGTTTCATGACACTGCCAATGCAGTAGCTACGGTGATTTACACAAAATCACTGAAGCCGTTTCACGCAGTGCTTCTTTCAGGTTCTCTCAACTTTTTAGGTGCTATAGTCAGTGTTAAACTTTTTCAAATGACTGTAGCTGCAGGCATTATCAAGCTATTACCACTAGGAGAACTTATGGAGTTGTCCACCTATGAGAATATAGCCATCGTATCTGCTGTTGTCATTGGTGCTATCATTTGGAATCTTGGCACATGGTATTTTGGGATTCCTTGTTCTAGTTCACATACTCTAGTAGGCTCATTGTTAGGAGCTGGTCTTGGATTTCAGTTTATACATCATGGTTCTGGTGTCAATTGGGACAAAGCAAAGGACATAGGAATGTCTTTATTGCTATCACCGACATTTGGTTTTACCATGGCCATACTTCTAGTTTATGTCATGCGAAGAGTTCTGAAGCAAAAAGCTCTTTTCAAGCAGGAATTGACTAATGAAGCGCCACCTCTTAAGACCCGAGCCTTGCTAATAGGTACTTGTAGCGCTGTTAGTTTTTTTCATGGCAGCAATGATGGACAGAAAGGACTAGGCTTACTGATGGTGGTATTGATGACCTTTATGCCTATGCAGTATGCCCTAAATAGTAGCTTTGGCGATGAAAAATGTGTTCAGCATTTAGACAGAATAACGGCAATTTTGGAGAAAAACAAGCTAGAAAGCCCATTAGAAAAAGAATTTAATAAAATGATCGAAACAGTCAATGAACTTAAGGCTGACATTGCATCTAAAGCAGACACTACTGTTAAAGCAAAATTTACTGAACGAAAGAGAATCCAATCTATTTCTAAGACCATAGACAAAATCGTAAAAGACCCAGAGATGCTCCCTAATTCTGCTGATAGAAGTGCTTTGAAAGAAGAACTGCATGTTTTGAAATCCTATACTGATTTCGCTCCAGATTGGGCATTGATGATGGTGGCCTTATCCCTAGGAATAGGTACCATGATAGGCTGGAAACGCATCGTAGTAACCATAGGTGAGAAAATAGGAAAATCACACTTGACCTATGGGCAAGGTGCGGCTAGCGAACTAGTAGCAGCATCCACTATTGGTCTAAGTACCTATTTTGGATTACCTGTTAGTACTACCCACGTATTATCTTCTGGTATAGCTGGCTCTATGGTAGCTACTGGAGGCGTCAAGAACCTACAGAAAGGAACGATTCAAAGTATAGCCCTAGCATGGCTCCTTACCTTACCTGTTACTATTCTGTTATCTTTCGGTCTCTATTTGATTTTTAGATTGTTTGCGTAA
- the rpiB gene encoding ribose 5-phosphate isomerase B, translating into MKLAIGCDHAGFELKEFLKSNFKEIEWLDKGCYSTDSVDYPDFAHAVANSIEDGETTMGILICGSGNGIAIAANKHAGIRAAIAWKPELASLARQHNDANILSLPARFISEQEAIEIVKAFLEASFEGGRHQTRVDKISC; encoded by the coding sequence ATGAAATTAGCCATTGGCTGCGACCACGCAGGGTTTGAATTAAAAGAATTTTTAAAGTCAAATTTCAAAGAAATTGAATGGTTGGATAAAGGATGCTATAGTACAGACAGCGTGGACTATCCAGACTTTGCGCACGCAGTAGCCAACAGTATCGAAGATGGAGAAACCACTATGGGTATACTCATCTGTGGAAGTGGAAATGGCATCGCTATAGCTGCAAACAAACACGCTGGCATTCGAGCTGCTATAGCATGGAAGCCAGAACTAGCCTCACTCGCACGCCAACATAATGATGCCAATATTCTCAGCCTGCCCGCACGCTTTATATCTGAACAAGAAGCTATAGAAATAGTCAAAGCTTTCCTAGAAGCTAGCTTTGAGGGGGGAAGACATCAGACGAGGGTAGATAAGATTTCGTGTTAA